A single window of Salvia splendens isolate huo1 chromosome 6, SspV2, whole genome shotgun sequence DNA harbors:
- the LOC121806991 gene encoding RING-H2 finger protein ATL80-like — protein sequence MTTRASRLLGGAIPPPSQQSSPTFESMDSDFIVILAALLCALICVLGLVAVARCSWIRRLVGGDPNSQPAATKGLKKKVLKSLPKLTYGGEDAIAAAEKLHDCAICLAEFAAGDEIRVLPQCGHGFHAACVDTWLASHASCPSCRRILEVARCKKCGRLPPAIACSAAGMRPEPRESQVISVGFMC from the coding sequence atgaCTACACGCGCCTCCCGCCTCCTCGGCGGCGCAATCCCGCCGCCGTCTCAACAATCCTCTCCGACGTTCGAATCTATGGACTCCGACTTCATAGTAATCCTCGCCGCCCTCCTCTGCGCCCTAATCTGCGTGCTCGGACTCGTCGCCGTCGCACGCTGCTCCTGGATCCGCCGCCTCGTCGGCGGAGATCCTAATTCGCAGCCGGCCGCCACCAAAGGCCTGAAGAAGAAGGTCCTGAAGTCTCTCCCGAAGCTCACCTACGGCGGCGAGGACGCAATTGCGGCGGCGGAGAAGCTCCACGACTGCGCCATTTGCCTGGCGGAGTTCGCCGCCGGCGACGAGATCCGAGTGCTGCCGCAGTGCGGACACGGATTCCACGCCGCGTGCGTCGACACGTGGCTCGCATCGCACGCGTCGTGCCCGTCTTGCCGCAGGATTTTGGAGGTGGCACGGTGCAAAAAGTGCGGGCGCCTGCCGCCGGCGATCGCGTGCTCGGCCGCCGGAATGCGGCCGGAGCCGAGAGAAAGCCAAGTAATTAGTGTTGGTTTTATGTGTTGA
- the LOC121809421 gene encoding glyceraldehyde-3-phosphate dehydrogenase B, chloroplastic-like, whose translation MASHAALASSIILPFTKLPSKPSPAQCFSKKLEVSEFSGLKSSGCVTFAKNGREASFFDAVAAHLTPKAKGSAPVKGETVAKLKVAINGFGRIGRNFLRCWHGRKDSPLEVVVVNDSGGVKNASHLLKYDSMLGTFKAEVKAVDNETISVDGKLIKVVSNRDPLKLPWAELGIDIVIEGTGVFVDGPGAGKHIQAGAKKVIITAPAKGADIPTYVVGVNEQDYGHEVSDIISNASCTTNCLAPFVKILDEEFGIVKGTMTTTHSYTGDQRLLDASHRDLRRARAAALNIVPTSTGAAKAVSLVLPQLKGKLNGIALRVPTPNVSVVDLVVNVAKKGISAEDVNAAFRKAADGPLAGVLAVCDVPLVSVDFRCSDVSSTIDSSLTMVMGDDMVKVVAWYDNEWGYSQRVVDLAHLVADKWPSGVEEGSGDPLEDFCKTSPADEECKIYE comes from the exons ATGGCATCCCATGCAGCTTTGGCCTCTTCAATAATCCTACCCTTCACAAAGCTTCCTTCCAAGCCCTCTCCTGCTCAATGCTTCTCAAAG AAGCTTGAAGTATCAGAGTTCTCTGGTCTCAAATCCAGTGGCTGTGTTACTTTTGCAAAGAATGGTAGGGAAGCTTCATTCTTTGATGCAGTGGCTGCCCACCTCACCCCAAAG GCTAAAGGATCAGCTCCTGTCAAGGGAGAGACCGTGGCGAAGCTGAAGGTCGCCATCAATGGGTTCGGGCGCATTGGGAGGAACTTCCTCCGCTGCTGGCACGGCCGCAAGGATTCTCCACTAGAAGTGGTGGTCGTCAACGACAGCGGTGGCGTGAAAAAC GCTTCTCACCTGCTCAAGTACGACTCGATGCTTGGCACTTTCAAGGCCGAGGTGAAAGCAGTGGACAACGAGACGATCAGTGTGGACGGGAAGCTCATCAAGGTTGTCTCCAACAGGGACCCTCTCAAGCTTCCTTGGGCTGAGCTAGGCATTGACATTGTCATCGAG GGGACTGGTGTTTTCGTCGATGGTCCGGGAGCAGGCAAGCACATCCAGGCCGGAGCCAAGAAGGTGATCATCACTGCCCCGGCCAAAGGGGCCGACATCCCTACCTACGTCGTTGGTGTGAATGAGCAGGACTATGGCCACGAGGTCTCGGATATCATCAG CAATGCTTCTTGCACCACCAACTGTTTGGCTCCCTTTGTGAAGATTTTGGATGAAGAATTTG GCATTGTGAAAGGAACAATGACAACTACTCACTCATACACTGGTGATCAG AGGCTTCTAGACGCTTCACATAGGGACCTGAGGCGAGCACGGGCGGCGGCGCTTAACATCGTGCCAACGAGCACGGGAGCGGCGAAGGCAGTGTCCTTGGTCTTGCCGCAGCTGAAGGGGAAGCTCAACGGCATCGCCCTGCGGGTCCCGACGCCCAATGTGTCGGTGGTGGATCTCGTGGTGAATGTGGCGAAGAAAGGAATCTCGGCCGAGGATGTGAACGCCGCGTTCCGGAAGGCGGCGGACGGCCCGTTGGCCGGCGTGCTGGCGGTGTGCGACGTGCCTCTAGTCTCGGTGGACTTCCGGTGCAGCGACGTGTCCTCCACCATCGACTCGTCGCTCACCATGGTCATGGGCGACGACATGGTCAAGGTCGTCGCTTGGTACGACAATGAATGGGGATACAG CCAAAGGGTTGTGGATTTGGCTCATTTGGTGGCAGACAAGTGGCCGAGTGGTGTTGAAGAGGGGAGTGGAGACCCTTTGGAGGATTTTTGCAAGACTAGTCCTGCAGATGAGGAATGCAAGATTTATGAATAA
- the LOC121809422 gene encoding uncharacterized protein LOC121809422, with amino-acid sequence MTSLSNSLVISRSPAIDLSSGSSSKSANRFVRTNNLGLSFKGNRRLSTQKRTLTVQTSYSDGGRPGSASIFVSGFVLGGLIVGTLGCVYAPQISKALTGADKKDLMKKLPKFIYDEEKALEKQRKKLAEKISQLNDAIDNVSTQLRSEEPPNGAAVNSDDIEALI; translated from the exons ATGACTTCTTTATCCAATTCCCTTGTGATTTCAAGGAGCCCTGCAATTGATTTATCGTCTG GTTCTTCTTCAAAGTCTGCTAATCGATTTGTGAGAACCAATAACTTGGGTTTGAGTTTTAAGGGCAACAGGAGACTGTCCACCCAAAAAAGGACACTCACTGTTCAAACAAGTTATAG TGATGGTGGAAGGCCAGGCAGTGCAAGCATCTTTGTCAGTGGCTTTGTTTTAGGGGGATTGATTGTTGGCACACTTGGTTGTGTTTATGCACCTCAG ATCAGCAAGGCTTTAACTGGAGCTGACAAAAAGGATCTCATGAAAAAGCTGCCCAAATTTATCTACGACGAAGAAAAGGCCTTGGAG AAGCAACGCAAGAAACTGGCTGAGAAGATTTCACAGCTGAACGATGCCATAGATAACGTATCCACTCAGTTGCGATCAGAAGAGCCACCAAATGGAGCTGCAGTGAACTCAGATGACATCGAGGCTCTCATCTAA
- the LOC121806786 gene encoding F-box/kelch-repeat protein At5g42360-like, whose protein sequence is MASPRLMGGEVINHEIESKSVPHRLARSMSQKLKRKSEKNEGSEEDEASGVSLSCLSLYGRGGGCRVSADMDEKSEDPGSRRRSSASEDGKGTMSGKDNASVDCFSIGMERFFRRNNNRRLLKCSMVEQSNSMNARLPDEILEMCLVRLPLAGLVNARLVCKKWRNLTASPRFMQIRREGLFQSSWLFLFGLVNNGYCSGEIHALDVSQKQWHKLDSQILKGRFFFSVAGIREDVYVVGGCSSLTNLGRVDRSSFKTHKGVLVFSPLTKSWRKAAAMKHARSSPVLGVSEVNQDYFLSRNQQSRAEKRFHRSKVGGTTDVYEDPHRLSVRRQQSRHSLDENEVSLFDTIKPCRSTRQKHESSSSKGGSRKFVMIAVGGLGSWDEALDSGEIYDPISNKWTDIQRMPLDFGGACSGVVCNAVFYVYSDSDKLAGYDVERGYWTRIQITSSLPRVHEYLPKLVSCKGRLLMLSVSWCEGDGQIGRRNKAVRKLWELDLVHLKWDEVSAHPDAPMDWNAAFVADEEVVFGLEMFKIFGQVIDFVTVFDGSDSGSGWNHISRNHIAHDLDALSCTTKSMTLLRL, encoded by the coding sequence ATGGCATCTCCGAGATTAATGGGAGGAGAAGTCATTAACCATGAGATCGAGTCTAAGAGTGTTCCACACCGTCTTGCAAGAAGCATGAGCCAGAAGTTGAAAAGAAAGAGCGAGAAGAACGAAGGTTCTGAGGAAGATGAGGCGAGTGGTGTTTCGTTGAGCTGTCTTTCGCTATACGGAAGAGGAGGGGGTTGCAGAGTGAGTGCTGACATGGACGAGAAATCAGAGGATCCGGGGAGTAGAAGGAGGTCGAGTGCAAGTGAGGATGGGAAAGGCACAATGTCAGGGAAGGATAATGCCTCGGTTGATTGCTTTTCCATTGGAATGGAGAGATTCTTCAGGAGGAACAACAACAGAAGGCTGTTGAAATGTAGCATGGTCGAGCAAAGTAATAGCATGAACGCACGCCTTCCTGATGAGATTCTAGAGATGTGCTTGGTCAGACTCCCGTTGGCTGGTCTTGTGAATGCTCGTCTCGTGTGCAAGAAATGGAGGAACTTGACTGCATCGCCCCGGTTCATGCAGATCAGGCGAGAGGGCTTGTTTCAGAGCTCGTGGTTGTTTCTTTTTGGTCTTGTGAACAATGGCTATTGTTCCGGTGAAATACATGCGTTGGACGTCTCTCAGAAACAATGGCACAAGTTAGATTCACAGATTCTCAAGGGGAGGTTTTTCTTTTCAGTAGCTGGCATCCGCGAGGACGTCTATGTGGTCGGGGGTTGCTCTAGCTTGACTAACTTGGGGAGGGTGGACCGGAGCTCGTTCAAGACTCACAAGGGGGTTCTAGTGTTCAGCCCGTTGACAAAGTCGTGGCGTAAAGCTGCAGCTATGAAGCACGCCAGATCATCTCCCGTTTTAGGAGTTTCGGAGGTGAACCAAGATTATTTCCTCTCTAGAAACCAACAGAGTCGAGCAGAGAAGCGTTTTCATCGCTCGAAAGTAGGTGGCACGACGGATGTCTACGAGGATCCTCACAGGCTCTCAGTTAGACGACAACAATCCAGGCACTCCCTTGATGAGAACGAAGTCTCGTTGTTTGATACCATCAAGCCGTGCAGGTCGACCAGGCAAAAACACGAGAGCTCTTCCAGCAAAGGCGGTAGTAGGAAGTTTGTGATGATTGCAGTCGGAGGCCTCGGATCTTGGGACGAAGCGCTTGATTCAGGCGAGATTTACGACCCTATATCGAATAAGTGGACAGATATTCAGCGAATGCCTCTAGATTTCGGTGGGGCTTGTTCTGGTGTTGTGTGCAACGCGGTCTTCTACGTCTACTCCGATAGCGACAAGCTAGCTGGATATGACGTAGAAAGGGGGTACTGGACCAGAATCCAAATTACCTCAAGCTTGCCCCGCGTGCACGAGTACCTTCCAAAGCTCGTCTCCTGCAAGGGCCGCCTGCTGATGCTCTCTGTGTCGTGGTGTGAGGGAGACGGCCAGATTGGCCGGAGGAATAAGGCAGTGAGGAAGCTCTGGGAGCTCGATCTCGTGCATTTGAAATGGGATGAGGTGTCTGCACACCCTGATGCTCCAATGGACTGGAATGCTGCGTTTGTTGCTGATGAGGAAGTTGTCTTTGGTCTTGAGATGTTTAAGATTTTCGGACAGGTGATTGACTTCGTGACTGTTTTTGATGGGTCCGATTCTGGATCGGGGTGGAACCATATTTCCAGAAATCATATTGCGCACGACTTGGATGCGTTGTCGTGCACGACGAAATCTATGACATTGCTGCGCCTGTGA
- the LOC121806510 gene encoding HMG1/2-like protein, producing the protein MKGGKTRAVSKKSESKLGVKMTQKEKKAAKDPNKPKRPPSAFFVFMEDFRKQYKEKHPSNKSVAAVGKAGGDKWKSLTEGEKAPYVAEAEKRKEAYERNMEAYNRKLAGGADDDSDKSKSEVNDEDEEGSGGEEEDDD; encoded by the exons ATGAAAGGAGGAAAAACGAGAGCTGTTTCGAAGAAGTCTGAGAGCAA GCTTGGTGTGAAGATGACACAGAAGGAGAAGAAAGCTGCAAAGGACCCAAACAAACCAAAAAGGCCTCCaagtgctttctttgttttcat GGAAGATTTTAGGAAACAATACAAAGAAAAACACCCTAGCAACAAATCCGTTGCTGCT GTTGGCAAAGCTGGTGGTGATAAGTGGAAGTCATTGACTGAGGGG GAAAAGGCCCCTTATGTGGCAGAAGCAGAGAAGCGCAAAGAAGCATATGAACGAAACATGGAAGCCTACAACAGAAAATTG GCTGGAGGTGCTGATGATGATTCCGACAAGTCTAAGTCAGAAGTAAATGATGAAGATGAGGAAGGCAGTGGTGGCGAG GAGGAAGATGATGATTGA
- the LOC121807440 gene encoding transport and Golgi organization 2 homolog, with the protein MCIAVFMWQTHGVYPFLLLLNRDEYHNRATTPVGWWDGGEIIGGRDEVGGGTWLASSKQGRIAFLTNVLEVHVRPEAKTRGDLVIRFLKSSKSPKVFAEELSKEANVYNGFNLIVADLVTKSMVYVSNRPKEAPFSIQPVPPGIHVLSNDMLDSPWPKAERLETSFKVQVDRYGEGEIPVKELVEKLMRDTEKADENKLPNICPRDWEHNLSSIFVEVDTPLGKYGTRSTAALTVRATGEASFYEIYLEGNEWKQHTLTYYIQKL; encoded by the exons ATGTGCATTGCTGTGTTTATGTGGCAAACACATGGTGTCTATCCTTTCCTCCTTCTCCTCAACAGGGATGAATACCACAATAG ggCTACCACCCCGGTCGGGTGGTGGGACGGTGGAGAGATCATCGGAGGCAGAGATGAGGTTGGCGGGGGCACGTGGCTCGCCTCCTCCAAGCAAGGGAGGATCGCGTTCCTCACCAACGTCTTGGAGGTCCATGTCCGCCCCGAGGCCAAGACTAGGGGAGACCTCGTCATCCGTTTCTTGAAG AGTAGCAAGAGTCCGAAGGTGTTTGCGGAGGAGCTTTCGAAGGAGGCTAATGTGTACAATGGGTTTAACCTCATTGTGGCTGATCTTGTCACCAAATCCATGGTGTATGTCTCCAATAGGCCTAAAGAGGCCCCTTTCTCCATTCAACCAGTTCCTCCGGGCATCCACGTCCTCTCCAATGACATGCTCGACTCCCCATGGCCTAAG GCGGAGCGGTTGGAGACGAGCTTCAAGGTGCAAGTTGACCGATACGGGGAGGGCGAGATCCCGGTGAAGGAGCTGGTGGAGAAGCTGATGAGGGACACCGAGAAAGCCGATGAAAACAAGCTTCCAAACATATGCCCGCGCGATTGGGAGCACAATTTGAGCTCCATTTTTGTTGAAGTAGACACTCCACTG GGGAAATATGGGACTAGAAGCACTGCTGCATTGACTGTGAGAGCGACTGGAGAAGCCAGCTTTTATGAGATATATTTGGAAGGCAATGAATGGAAGCAGCACACATTAACTTACTATATTCAGAAACTGTGA